From Apium graveolens cultivar Ventura chromosome 9, ASM990537v1, whole genome shotgun sequence, the proteins below share one genomic window:
- the LOC141686342 gene encoding two-component response regulator 24-like — MFCFLITDYCTHGPQAGSSTVAKRRASALIVDDSSIVRMITTKHLSTMEFEDSSVKDGVEVVAMYEAATIWATAELRAMRVDYKIIGATACNDASLKQSFMEAGLDHLFDKPLDVAKLKSCFQ; from the exons ATGTTCTGTTTCTTGATCACAGATTATTGTACGCATGGCCCTCAAGCAGGAAGCTCGACCGTTGCTAAGAGAAGAGCATCTGCTCTTATTGTTGATGATAGTTCCATAGTTAGAATGATCACCACAAAACACCTGAGTACCATGGAGTTTGAAGATTCCTCGGTTAAAGATGGAGTGGAAGTTGTAGCTATGTATGAAGCCGCTACCATTTGG GCCACTGCAGAGTTACGGGCCATGAGAGTGGACTACAAGATAATAGGAGCCACTGCCTGCAATGATGCATCTCTAAAGCAAAGTTTTATGGAGGCCGGGTTGGATCACCTCTTTGATAAACCTCTGGACGTTGCTAAACTCAAAAGCTGCTTCCAGTGA
- the LOC141686340 gene encoding uridine/cytidine kinase UKL1, chloroplastic-like: protein MISGKIMENAMCACCKGIKIGKILIHRDGDNGKQLIYEKLPKDISERHVLLLDLVLGTGNSANQAIELLIQKGVPESHIIFLNLISAPEGIHCVSKRFPTLKIVTSKIDVALNEEFRVIPCMGEFGDRYFGTDD, encoded by the exons ATGATATC TGGTAAAATCATGGAGAACGCTATGTGTGCTTGTTGCAAAGGAATAAAGATTGGGAAAATTTTAATCCATCGTGATGGTGATAATGGTAAACAG CTTATATACGAAAAACTTCCAAAAGATATCTCAGAACGACATGTCTTGCTCTTGGATCTAGTTCTTGGAACTG GCAACTCAGCCAACCAGGCGATTGAATTACTCATACAGAAGGGAGTACCGGAATCCCATATTATATTTCTTAATCTTATATCT GCTCCTGAAGGAATACATTGTGTCAGCAAGAGGTTCCCAACGCTTAAAATAGTTACTTCAAAGATTGATGTAGCATTAAATGAAGAGTTTCGTGTAATACCGTGTATGGGGGAGTTTGGAGATCGTTACTTTGGTACCGATGATTGA